The following are from one region of the Calypte anna isolate BGI_N300 chromosome 13, bCalAnn1_v1.p, whole genome shotgun sequence genome:
- the IL12B gene encoding interleukin-12 subunit beta: MSHLLFALLSLFSFAALLEAQWKLRENVYVIESEWNDVTPAKRVELTCSTSDESQEVYWQKGTEWKGTGKTLIVEVKEFPDAGNYTCLIPNTNEIISYSFFLITKIDSNGQMIRSILKRFKEPNGTFLKCEAKNYSGIFVCSWMTENESPNVKFTIRSLQGSQGDISCGTPVAHVDKSVTEYTVQCQKENYCPFAEEHQPIEMFLEVIDEVEYENYTSSFFIRDIIKPDPPLCQYVATNETVTWTYPRTWSTPQSYFPLTFKVKVESAKKCKIQIYDADEQFLQIPRSGKKVKISVQARDRYYNSSWSEWSALCR, translated from the exons ATGTCTCATCTACTATTTGCCTTActttccttattctcctttgctgctcttctggAAGCACAGTGGAAACTAAGGGAAAATG TGTATGTCATAGAATCAGAGTGGAATGATGTGACACCAGCTAAAAGAGTGGAGCTCACCTGTAGCACATCTGATGAATCACAAGAAGTTTACTGGCAAAAGGGCACAGAATGGAAAGGAACTGGAAAGACACTGATTGTTGAAGTCAAAGAATTCCCAGATGCTGGCAACTACACCTGTCTGATACCTAACACCAATGAAATCATCAGCTATAGTTTCTTCCTCATAACAAAAATTGACTCCAATGGGCAAATGATAAGGTCAATTCTGAAAAGGTTTAAAG AGCCAAATGGGACATTTCTAAAATGTGAAGCAAAGAACTACTCTGGAATTTTTGTATGTTCATGGATGACAGAAAATGAGAGTCCAAATGTGAAGTTTACAATCAGAAGTCTACAAGG GTCCCAAGGAGACATAAGCTGTGGCACCCCTGTAGCACATGTTGATAAATCAGTGACTGAATACACAGTCCAGtgccaaaaagaaaactacTGTCCATTTGCTGAAGAGCACCAGCCAATTGAGATGTTCCTGGAGGTCATTGATGAAGTGGAATATGAGAACTACACTAGCAGCTTCTTCATCAGAGATATCA TTAAACCTGACCCACCCCTGTGTCAGTACGTGGCCACAAATGAAACAGTGACATGGACATATCCCAGAACATGGAGCACCCCACAGTCCTACTTCCCTTTGACGTTCAAGGTTAAAGTTGAAAGTGCAAAGAAGTGCAAAATCCAG ATCTATGATGCTGATGAGCAGTTTCTTCAGATTCCAAGGTCTGGGAAAAAAGTGAAGATCTCTGTGCAGGCCAGGGATCGCTATTACAACTCATCCTGGAGTGAGTGGTCTGCACTTTGCAGGTAA
- the LOC103532892 gene encoding ovomucoid-like, with amino-acid sequence MSAMKITGTFVLLTVAVLCLANAAKENEVDCSEYRRLERGRPIYCERLYQPYCGSDGKTYNNKCSFCKAVLKSGGTLHVKQAGAC; translated from the exons ATGTCTGCCATGAAGATAACAGGCACCTTTGTGCTCCTCACCGTGGCAGTTCTTTGCTTAGCAA ATGCTGCCAAAGAGAATGAG GTAGACTGCAGTGAATACAGGAGGTTAGAGAGAGGAAGACCTATTTACTGCGAAAGACTCTACCAACCTTATTGTGGCTCTGATGGCAAAACATATAACAACAAATGTTCTTTCTGCAAAGCAGTTCT GAAAAGTGGAGGTACCTTACACGTGAAGCAAGCAGGGGCATGCTGA